A genome region from Nocardia sp. NBC_00565 includes the following:
- the nbtC gene encoding nocobactin polyketide synthase NbtC: MSADTPGLLRKEAAALLAYVVNRPGIAPWQISEMLFRTRVARRNRALSMVTDRAELITALRAVADGGAHSSVVCTTAPATARRLAYVFPGQGGQRPGMGRLYYESAPAFRAEVDRCDDIFRELFGESPLKYVLDDNVPADDSARIVQPALFMQMAGLAALWRSVGIEPRAAVGHSQGEIAAAYVSGKMTLADTILVVGTRAHAVDTIASDDYAMAVVAADRDECEELLARRSGWAQVSVVNSPHMTGISGERGTVQDIVDTLAEHGRFARLIRVRYPAHTALVNEFRDDIRDAMQNRLANQHFLDTDVDCIGATLGGAIVADLPVGEYWFWNLRNTVRFDKAIAAAVAQEVDTFVELAEHPTLQLSVQENLGVVADGRDVRVIGTATRTATDLREFTRNLAVLAVNDLQYPWECLRTKSEGAVRLPLPDFPNVQMNEVKLWLPYNSGPARQVDRPVEAAVAEPRTDTASPQFVLEEWVRLVRRSMVPPRSIGIIDHTGNCAELAAALCTEAPSYGAQARLIDVGTDGAHGDIDTIVVLLPGLPDMDGHTAADETAEFFGVRRWWPGLADNVAECWLITVGGEAVLAEDAPPHPVHSAAGAGFRCIGTEHPGIAFRHVDLSPEQAGPDTAPAIITALHTADEPELALRSDTLYAKRLAEAAPTAMRPWATTPDNVVIVGGTGSLGLEFCDHFAHHGAQRITLVSRSGETAAVTERLRQIRETGSAEIRVMACDVGDAAAVRQLANEHRDAPANLIIHAAADYSDIADVELSEITPEKVHQGLRGKVIGISNVLDALARADDCHVVLCSSLAATLGGRGKIVYAAANRMLDAIAHRLRAQGLDCVSVQWGQWSVYQDRTESGAAKLAAVGYLPMRSADAISLGLSGLRENGIVAAFDWARGHSVLGGYGYAPVLSQLVTPVADDLESVAEVNLPQRMVRLFADVIGVDDIETIDNTRPLVAIGMDSLQALEFRRRVNEEFRHNLPVTELMGGASLDDVVRLLGAHPITPPRPAPADIAERATVHTTERAPADIAERTAVHTTERAPADIAERARLAAEDAVPDEMDADRIRSARGDLDLFGMQAMRQVLDPVLSDGDVHTVDEIATRLEFAPRHRWLLRRWLGELTAHACLDFDPDRGYRAIRPVPTPIRSDRYAVCADLGYAPEFATFLGSADDRLTELAQDRVRVQELLFPDGDMLTAEAAYRDNVISRYLNLAAREVVAGVVAGLARDRSPVRILELGAGVGGTTDDVVAGLSGLPVDYHFTDLSTFFLSAARKRFAHYPWMRYGIMDMNADLGQQPRYDVVIAANVLHNAQHIGDTLRQLHDLLNPGGAVVFIEACRAHCELLTSMKFLMSPGPGRPHPGASDVRAGTDRIFLKESEWLDQLTASGLTPMLVLPDADHPLHPLDQRIFAAIRE; the protein is encoded by the coding sequence CTGTCGGCGGATACACCCGGCCTACTGCGCAAGGAGGCTGCCGCGCTTCTCGCCTACGTGGTGAATCGTCCCGGCATTGCGCCGTGGCAGATCTCGGAAATGCTGTTCCGCACCCGGGTTGCGCGCCGAAATCGCGCACTGTCGATGGTGACCGACCGGGCCGAACTCATCACCGCCTTGCGAGCTGTCGCCGACGGCGGCGCGCACTCTTCGGTGGTGTGCACGACCGCCCCTGCCACGGCCCGGCGGCTCGCATATGTGTTTCCCGGTCAGGGCGGTCAGCGCCCGGGAATGGGCCGGCTCTACTACGAGTCCGCACCCGCGTTCCGTGCCGAGGTAGACCGCTGTGACGATATCTTCCGCGAACTGTTCGGCGAGTCGCCGTTGAAATACGTTCTGGACGACAATGTTCCGGCCGATGACAGTGCCCGAATCGTCCAGCCCGCACTGTTCATGCAGATGGCCGGGCTGGCCGCACTGTGGCGGTCGGTGGGCATCGAGCCCCGCGCCGCCGTCGGACACAGCCAGGGCGAGATCGCCGCGGCATATGTGTCGGGCAAAATGACCCTGGCCGACACGATTCTGGTTGTCGGCACCCGAGCGCACGCCGTCGATACGATCGCATCCGACGACTATGCGATGGCGGTGGTCGCCGCCGATCGCGACGAGTGCGAGGAACTGCTCGCGCGACGGTCGGGATGGGCGCAGGTGTCGGTTGTCAACTCGCCGCATATGACGGGCATCTCAGGTGAGCGCGGCACGGTACAGGACATCGTGGATACCCTCGCCGAACACGGCAGGTTCGCCAGACTGATCCGCGTCCGGTATCCGGCGCATACCGCACTGGTCAACGAGTTTCGTGACGACATCCGCGACGCGATGCAGAACCGACTGGCCAACCAGCACTTCCTCGATACCGATGTCGATTGCATCGGTGCCACTCTGGGCGGCGCGATCGTCGCGGACCTGCCGGTCGGCGAGTACTGGTTCTGGAACCTCCGCAACACCGTTCGGTTCGATAAGGCCATCGCCGCGGCCGTCGCGCAGGAGGTCGATACATTCGTCGAGCTCGCCGAACACCCGACGCTGCAGCTGTCGGTGCAGGAGAACCTGGGTGTCGTCGCTGATGGGCGCGACGTCAGAGTGATCGGTACCGCTACCCGGACCGCCACCGATCTGCGTGAGTTCACCCGGAACCTCGCGGTCCTCGCGGTGAACGACCTGCAGTATCCATGGGAATGCCTGCGCACGAAATCCGAAGGGGCCGTTCGATTACCGTTGCCGGACTTCCCGAATGTCCAGATGAACGAGGTGAAGCTGTGGTTGCCGTATAACTCCGGCCCGGCTCGGCAGGTCGATCGGCCCGTCGAGGCCGCCGTCGCCGAACCGAGGACGGATACGGCTTCCCCCCAGTTCGTATTGGAGGAATGGGTACGGCTGGTGCGGCGATCGATGGTGCCGCCGCGCAGCATCGGCATCATCGATCACACCGGCAACTGTGCGGAACTCGCCGCCGCGTTGTGCACCGAAGCGCCGAGCTACGGCGCACAGGCACGGCTGATCGATGTGGGAACCGATGGCGCCCATGGCGATATCGACACGATCGTGGTGCTCCTACCGGGTCTGCCGGATATGGATGGTCACACGGCAGCTGACGAGACCGCGGAGTTCTTCGGTGTGCGGCGGTGGTGGCCGGGGCTCGCCGACAATGTCGCCGAGTGCTGGCTCATAACGGTCGGCGGTGAGGCGGTGCTGGCCGAAGACGCACCCCCGCATCCTGTGCACTCCGCGGCCGGCGCCGGATTCCGCTGCATCGGTACCGAACACCCCGGCATCGCATTCCGGCACGTGGATCTGTCTCCCGAACAGGCGGGTCCGGACACTGCGCCCGCGATCATCACGGCGCTGCACACGGCCGACGAACCGGAGCTGGCACTACGCAGCGACACTCTCTATGCCAAGCGCCTTGCCGAAGCCGCGCCGACCGCCATGCGCCCCTGGGCCACCACTCCCGACAATGTTGTCATCGTGGGCGGCACGGGCAGCCTCGGCCTGGAGTTCTGCGACCACTTCGCGCACCACGGCGCGCAACGGATCACGTTGGTGAGCAGATCGGGCGAGACCGCCGCGGTCACCGAACGCCTACGGCAGATTCGCGAGACCGGCTCCGCCGAGATCCGCGTCATGGCCTGCGACGTGGGCGATGCTGCCGCCGTGCGGCAGTTGGCGAACGAACATCGGGACGCACCCGCGAACCTGATCATCCATGCCGCAGCAGACTATTCGGATATCGCGGACGTCGAACTGTCGGAAATCACCCCCGAGAAAGTCCACCAGGGGTTGCGGGGAAAGGTCATCGGCATTTCGAATGTGCTGGATGCGCTCGCTCGCGCCGACGATTGCCACGTGGTTCTGTGCTCCTCGCTGGCGGCGACACTCGGCGGCCGTGGCAAGATCGTCTACGCGGCAGCCAATCGAATGCTCGACGCGATCGCCCACCGGCTTCGTGCCCAGGGGCTCGATTGCGTCTCAGTGCAATGGGGGCAATGGTCGGTCTACCAAGACCGGACCGAATCTGGCGCGGCAAAGCTGGCCGCAGTGGGTTACCTTCCCATGCGTTCCGCGGATGCGATCTCGCTGGGACTGAGCGGACTCCGCGAAAACGGGATCGTCGCGGCGTTCGACTGGGCTCGCGGACACTCCGTGCTGGGTGGCTACGGCTACGCCCCGGTACTGTCGCAACTGGTGACACCGGTTGCCGACGACCTCGAATCCGTCGCCGAGGTGAACCTGCCGCAACGGATGGTGCGATTGTTCGCCGATGTCATCGGAGTCGATGACATCGAGACGATCGACAACACCCGTCCGCTGGTAGCAATTGGCATGGATTCCTTGCAGGCGCTGGAATTTCGGCGACGTGTCAACGAGGAGTTCCGTCACAACCTTCCGGTCACCGAACTCATGGGCGGCGCATCCCTCGACGACGTCGTGCGACTGCTCGGTGCCCACCCGATTACTCCGCCGCGCCCTGCACCGGCGGACATCGCCGAACGTGCGACGGTGCACACCACCGAACGAGCACCGGCCGACATCGCCGAACGCACGGCAGTGCACACCACCGAACGAGCACCGGCCGACATCGCCGAGCGTGCGCGGCTGGCGGCGGAGGACGCCGTACCGGACGAGATGGATGCCGACCGAATTCGCTCCGCTCGTGGCGATTTGGACCTATTCGGGATGCAGGCCATGCGGCAAGTACTGGATCCGGTACTGAGTGACGGCGATGTGCACACCGTGGACGAGATCGCCACCCGGCTGGAATTCGCGCCGCGGCATCGGTGGTTGCTGCGCCGATGGCTCGGGGAGCTCACGGCCCACGCTTGTCTGGACTTCGATCCGGATCGTGGCTACCGCGCCATTCGCCCGGTACCGACCCCGATCCGGTCCGACCGGTATGCGGTGTGCGCCGACCTCGGCTACGCACCCGAGTTCGCCACCTTCCTGGGCAGCGCCGACGACCGTCTGACCGAACTCGCCCAGGACCGGGTGCGCGTCCAGGAGCTACTGTTCCCCGACGGTGACATGCTGACCGCCGAAGCCGCGTACCGGGACAACGTCATCAGTCGCTATCTCAATCTCGCCGCCCGCGAGGTCGTCGCGGGCGTGGTCGCGGGGCTGGCACGCGACCGATCTCCGGTCCGCATACTGGAATTGGGCGCCGGTGTCGGTGGCACCACCGATGACGTCGTGGCGGGCCTATCCGGATTGCCGGTCGATTACCACTTCACCGACCTGTCGACGTTCTTCCTGAGTGCGGCGCGGAAACGCTTCGCGCACTATCCGTGGATGCGCTACGGAATCATGGATATGAACGCGGATCTCGGTCAACAGCCGCGCTATGACGTAGTCATCGCCGCCAACGTGCTGCACAACGCGCAACATATCGGGGACACCCTGCGCCAACTGCACGATCTGCTCAACCCCGGCGGCGCGGTCGTCTTCATCGAGGCTTGCCGTGCGCACTGCGAACTGCTGACCTCGATGAAATTCCTGATGTCGCCCGGGCCCGGCCGGCCACATCCCGGCGCGTCCGACGTCCGCGCCGGAACCGACCGGATCTTCCTGAAAGAAAGCGAATGGCTGGACCAGCTCACCGCGTCCGGCCTCACGCCGATGCTCGTGCTGCCGGACGCCGACCATCCGCTGCACCCCCTCGATCAGCGAATCTTCGCGGCGATCCGCGAATAG
- a CDS encoding thioesterase II family protein, translating into MQHRPRWIRQFHKPNSPDHRPLLIFPHAGAGASAYRAFSKAFSANYDVIVFQYPGRQDRAHEPALTSLPEVAAGAFDEFRDSIFNRGVPITTFGHSMGALVSFEFVQLAEAAGIDVRQLTISAAVAPCRAANRRPTPQEDEQLLDHLAMLEGTSRDVFTNLEVMRMALPVIKSDHRAADAYSGAENVKIAARIHAICGDSDPIVTMADLNGWRKHSDDVDVTMFEGGHFYLNDQVDAIAQLLTPSAQHGRTA; encoded by the coding sequence ATGCAGCACAGACCACGGTGGATCAGGCAGTTCCACAAGCCGAATTCACCAGATCACCGCCCATTATTGATCTTTCCGCACGCTGGCGCCGGCGCATCGGCATACCGTGCGTTTTCCAAGGCGTTCAGCGCGAATTACGACGTCATCGTCTTTCAGTACCCGGGGCGCCAAGACCGAGCGCACGAGCCGGCGTTGACCTCTCTCCCCGAAGTCGCCGCGGGTGCGTTCGACGAATTCCGGGATTCGATCTTCAACCGCGGGGTGCCGATCACAACATTCGGCCACAGCATGGGCGCGCTTGTTTCGTTCGAGTTCGTCCAGCTCGCCGAAGCGGCGGGAATCGACGTCCGGCAGCTCACGATCTCGGCGGCGGTTGCCCCCTGTCGCGCCGCAAACAGGAGACCGACCCCACAGGAGGATGAGCAGCTTCTCGACCACCTCGCGATGCTCGAGGGAACCAGTCGTGACGTCTTCACGAACCTGGAGGTCATGCGGATGGCGCTGCCGGTCATCAAGAGTGACCACCGGGCGGCCGATGCCTATTCCGGCGCCGAAAATGTCAAGATAGCGGCGAGAATTCATGCGATCTGCGGTGACAGCGATCCGATCGTCACGATGGCGGACCTCAATGGCTGGCGTAAGCACAGCGACGATGTCGACGTCACGATGTTCGAGGGCGGGCATTTCTATCTGAACGATCAGGTCGACGCTATCGCGCAGTTGCTGACACCGAGTGCACAACACGGACGGACAGCATGA
- a CDS encoding siderophore-interacting protein, with protein MGKGIDGLMLKAWRADEYKLTVTSVRTITDKYQRIGFTAENLLDDHPVHPTQWIRIWFEDDEGKLRQRGYTLVDPDPATNSFDIEFALHHGPASRWAENATVGDVVEASVMGKGVGASKFGVPDPAPSEFVIFGDTASLPAINSLLDAIGDIPARIWLEWQYESDPTLPVHSGPATEVTWLQRIDDGRLLREQAEAITCAPDAFGFVACDGYTTRAITKTLKTKHALPKEAIKSQAYWR; from the coding sequence ATGGGTAAAGGTATAGATGGCCTCATGCTGAAGGCATGGCGCGCGGACGAATACAAGTTGACCGTCACCTCCGTCAGAACTATCACCGACAAGTATCAGCGCATCGGCTTCACCGCCGAGAATCTGCTCGATGACCACCCCGTTCACCCCACGCAGTGGATTCGGATCTGGTTCGAGGACGACGAAGGCAAGTTGCGCCAGCGCGGCTATACGCTCGTGGATCCCGATCCGGCCACGAACAGTTTCGATATCGAGTTCGCGTTGCACCACGGCCCGGCGTCACGGTGGGCCGAGAATGCGACAGTGGGCGATGTCGTCGAGGCCAGCGTCATGGGTAAGGGTGTCGGCGCATCGAAGTTCGGGGTCCCCGATCCCGCACCCTCGGAGTTCGTCATCTTCGGCGACACCGCCTCACTCCCCGCGATCAACTCGTTGCTGGATGCCATCGGTGACATTCCGGCCCGGATATGGCTGGAATGGCAATACGAATCGGACCCGACCTTGCCGGTGCACTCCGGACCGGCCACCGAAGTCACCTGGCTGCAGCGCATCGACGACGGACGACTGCTTCGTGAACAGGCCGAAGCGATCACCTGCGCGCCGGATGCGTTCGGCTTCGTCGCCTGCGATGGATACACCACCCGCGCGATCACCAAAACGCTGAAGACGAAACACGCACTGCCCAAAGAGGCGATCAAGTCGCAGGCCTACTGGCGATAA
- a CDS encoding (2,3-dihydroxybenzoyl)adenylate synthase: protein MLDGFVPWPEEFASRYRELGYWRGESLAATLRRYGATYGDAVAVVDSVRSWTYSELDAEVDRYAAGLHTLGIRARDRVVVQLPNRVEYVVVMYALLRVGAIPVFALPAHRAAEITHFVESTDAVAYVTADFIDGFDHRELARTVAERTEQLRHVIVLGDAAEFVPLETLRQQPIQHPEPDPADVAILLLSGGTTGLPKFVARTHDDWAYSGRAVADSCSYDTTTRHMVCLPLGHNWTLTHGLLATFHAGGTLILAESPDPGITFDLIERHGVTDTGLVPGVALVWVELAADAAADLSSLRRVVIGGSKLPLELARRVEPALGCQLHQAFGMAEGLCGFQDSGDDLETRTIAQGRPVSPDDELLVVDQSGSTVPEGDIGELLTRGPYTIRGYFRGGAHNRTSFTDNGFYRTGDLIRLLPNGQVVFEGRVKDQINRGGEKIAAEEVENHLLAHPAVRDVALIGVPDEVLGERSCAVVVPHDAAPAQPEIARFLTERGVAAYKIPDLIRVADTLPRTAIGKVDKKKLRQAEVAR from the coding sequence ATGCTCGATGGATTTGTTCCCTGGCCCGAGGAGTTCGCCTCCCGGTACCGCGAGCTCGGATACTGGCGCGGAGAGTCGCTCGCCGCCACACTTCGCCGATACGGCGCGACGTACGGCGATGCCGTCGCCGTGGTGGATTCCGTTCGCAGCTGGACATATTCGGAGCTGGATGCCGAGGTGGACCGCTACGCGGCCGGCCTGCACACGCTGGGCATCCGGGCGCGGGATCGGGTCGTGGTCCAGCTACCCAACCGAGTCGAATACGTGGTCGTCATGTACGCGCTGCTGCGCGTCGGCGCGATCCCGGTGTTCGCGTTGCCCGCGCATCGGGCCGCCGAGATCACGCATTTCGTCGAAAGCACCGACGCGGTCGCCTATGTGACGGCCGACTTCATCGATGGTTTCGACCATCGCGAACTCGCCCGTACGGTCGCCGAGCGGACCGAGCAGTTGCGGCACGTGATCGTCCTCGGCGATGCCGCCGAGTTCGTGCCGTTGGAAACGTTGCGCCAGCAGCCGATCCAGCATCCCGAACCCGACCCGGCCGACGTCGCGATCCTGCTGCTCTCGGGTGGTACCACGGGGCTGCCGAAGTTCGTCGCGCGTACTCACGACGACTGGGCCTACAGCGGACGCGCCGTCGCCGACTCGTGCTCATACGACACCACGACCCGCCATATGGTCTGCCTGCCGCTCGGCCACAACTGGACTCTCACGCACGGGCTACTCGCCACCTTCCACGCCGGCGGCACGTTGATCCTCGCCGAAAGTCCGGATCCGGGAATCACTTTCGACCTGATCGAACGCCACGGTGTCACCGACACCGGATTGGTGCCCGGCGTCGCCCTGGTGTGGGTCGAACTCGCCGCCGACGCCGCCGCCGACCTGTCGAGCCTGCGCCGCGTCGTCATCGGTGGCTCGAAACTTCCCCTCGAACTCGCCCGCCGCGTCGAGCCCGCGCTGGGATGTCAACTGCACCAGGCATTCGGAATGGCAGAGGGCCTGTGTGGATTCCAGGATTCCGGCGATGATCTCGAGACGCGCACGATTGCCCAGGGCAGGCCGGTCTCGCCGGACGACGAGTTGCTGGTCGTGGACCAGAGCGGGAGCACGGTTCCTGAAGGGGACATCGGTGAACTGCTGACCCGGGGGCCCTACACGATCCGCGGCTACTTCCGCGGCGGCGCCCACAACCGAACCTCCTTCACCGACAACGGTTTCTATCGAACCGGCGATCTGATCCGCCTGCTCCCGAATGGACAGGTCGTATTCGAGGGCCGGGTCAAGGACCAGATCAACCGCGGCGGGGAGAAGATCGCGGCAGAGGAGGTCGAGAATCATCTGCTCGCCCACCCGGCGGTGCGCGATGTCGCGCTGATCGGTGTTCCGGACGAAGTGCTCGGCGAGCGCAGTTGCGCGGTTGTGGTGCCGCACGACGCCGCACCCGCGCAACCGGAGATCGCCCGATTCCTCACCGAGCGCGGGGTAGCCGCGTACAAGATCCCGGACCTGATCCGCGTCGCGGATACGCTGCCGCGCACCGCCATCGGCAAGGTCGACAAGAAGAAGCTACGCCAGGCGGAGGTGGCACGGTGA
- a CDS encoding ABC transporter substrate-binding protein: protein MSSSTERPTHDRTTRPPRRWWLLAALAVIASFAVGCGSDTDDAPAADARVTVTHRLGETVITGTPKRIVALDTQWLEATLALGVTPVGYLDNISQFMGGQRLPWQPDSLSSAKALTSTGDIAEQVAALEPDLILAQGYTTDQALYDKLSKLAPTIPALGSAQVDKWTDQLRTVGKVLGREDKATTVIDGVYGQINDVAKRYPSLSGKTFLTCWLAGPSQLMVLADPNDGATELFTKLGMSLPKHIVDEGAAAGGRLSLSPERLGDLDSNLLVATGESLKELPGYNTLPSVQKGSISFIDLASGSGLNQPTALSLPYILKQLEPALAKAAA, encoded by the coding sequence ATGAGTAGCTCGACCGAGCGACCGACCCACGACCGCACAACCCGACCACCGCGACGGTGGTGGTTGCTCGCCGCGCTCGCCGTCATCGCTTCCTTCGCTGTCGGATGCGGCTCCGATACCGACGATGCGCCCGCCGCCGACGCCCGGGTCACGGTGACCCATCGACTGGGCGAGACGGTGATCACCGGCACGCCGAAACGCATCGTGGCACTCGACACGCAGTGGCTGGAGGCGACGCTGGCACTGGGCGTCACACCGGTCGGCTACCTCGACAACATCAGCCAGTTCATGGGTGGCCAGCGCTTGCCATGGCAGCCCGATTCGCTGTCGAGCGCCAAGGCACTGACATCGACCGGCGACATCGCCGAGCAGGTGGCGGCGCTCGAGCCCGATCTGATTCTGGCGCAGGGGTACACCACCGACCAGGCCCTGTACGACAAGCTGTCCAAGCTCGCACCGACCATCCCGGCACTGGGCAGCGCACAGGTCGACAAGTGGACCGATCAGCTTCGGACGGTCGGCAAGGTGCTCGGTCGAGAAGACAAGGCGACAACGGTCATCGACGGCGTGTACGGGCAGATCAATGATGTCGCGAAACGCTATCCGAGCCTGTCCGGCAAGACCTTTCTCACCTGCTGGCTTGCCGGCCCCAGCCAATTGATGGTGCTGGCCGACCCCAACGACGGAGCCACTGAACTGTTCACCAAGCTCGGTATGAGCCTGCCCAAACATATCGTCGACGAGGGGGCCGCCGCGGGGGGCCGACTGTCGCTGTCACCCGAGCGGCTGGGTGATCTCGACTCGAATCTCCTGGTGGCAACCGGAGAATCGCTGAAGGAACTCCCGGGATACAACACGCTGCCCTCGGTCCAGAAGGGGAGTATCAGCTTCATCGACCTCGCCTCCGGCAGCGGCCTCAATCAGCCGACGGCACTGTCGTTGCCCTACATCCTGAAGCAACTGGAGCCCGCGCTCGCAAAAGCGGCCGCGTAG
- a CDS encoding beta-ketoacyl [acyl carrier protein] synthase domain-containing protein: MNPGDRPDRDHVVISGIAVEAPGGIDTPSSFWSALADSRELIGPFPRDRGWPIDDLLSLARLDGWGKVCDAGGFLDGAAAFDPAFFGLAPREAIAMDPQQRVGMRVAWKALENSGINPGAIDGEDAGCFIGASPMEYGPRAAEANEHSGYRAVGLAQLGVAGRISHSLGLVGPSMCVDSACASSLSALHLATASVRSGECEWALAGAVCVMGSPLAFYEFSKNNALSTDGHCRSYADDTDGTLWGEGAVVVLIERESRARRLGHRIYGRVLATATNHNGKGRPILVPRAHAQERLIRKTVEMAGIDPAAVGMIEGHGTATRAGDVAELTALQNTYGCAGADPLLGSVKSNAGHAQAAAGMLGLIKLLLAGERGYIPPSLFADNPTTKVDWDRSTLRLATKMQPWEPANGVRYGAVSSFGAGGSNAHAIIAMPVREESDNF, from the coding sequence ATGAATCCCGGGGATCGGCCGGACCGCGATCACGTCGTAATTTCCGGAATAGCCGTCGAGGCGCCCGGCGGAATCGACACCCCCAGTTCGTTCTGGTCCGCACTGGCGGATTCGAGGGAATTGATCGGCCCGTTTCCGCGGGATCGCGGTTGGCCGATCGACGATCTGCTGTCCCTTGCCCGCCTCGACGGCTGGGGAAAGGTCTGCGACGCCGGCGGATTCCTCGACGGCGCAGCGGCATTCGACCCGGCCTTCTTCGGTCTCGCACCGCGCGAAGCCATCGCGATGGACCCCCAGCAGCGGGTGGGAATGCGAGTGGCCTGGAAAGCGCTGGAAAACTCCGGGATCAATCCCGGCGCGATCGATGGCGAGGATGCCGGCTGCTTCATCGGCGCGTCGCCGATGGAGTACGGCCCGCGCGCCGCCGAGGCCAACGAGCACAGCGGATACCGGGCCGTCGGCCTGGCACAACTCGGGGTTGCCGGTCGGATCTCGCACAGTCTGGGTCTGGTCGGCCCTTCGATGTGTGTCGACTCCGCGTGCGCATCGTCTTTGAGCGCGCTGCACCTGGCTACCGCGTCCGTGCGTTCCGGTGAATGCGAGTGGGCGCTCGCCGGCGCGGTGTGCGTAATGGGGTCACCACTCGCGTTTTACGAGTTCTCGAAGAACAACGCTCTCTCGACCGACGGGCACTGCCGGTCATATGCCGATGACACCGACGGCACGTTATGGGGTGAGGGCGCGGTCGTCGTCCTGATCGAACGCGAGTCGCGCGCCCGGCGGCTGGGACATCGGATATATGGCCGTGTTCTCGCCACGGCCACGAACCACAATGGCAAGGGCAGGCCGATTCTCGTGCCCCGCGCACACGCGCAGGAAAGGCTGATTCGCAAGACCGTCGAGATGGCCGGAATCGACCCGGCCGCGGTCGGGATGATCGAAGGGCACGGCACTGCTACCCGGGCCGGTGACGTGGCCGAGCTCACCGCACTGCAGAACACCTACGGCTGCGCGGGAGCCGACCCACTACTGGGCTCGGTGAAATCGAATGCCGGGCACGCGCAGGCAGCCGCGGGGATGTTGGGCCTGATCAAGCTGCTACTCGCGGGCGAGCGCGGTTACATTCCGCCGAGCCTGTTCGCCGACAATCCCACCACGAAGGTGGATTGGGACCGGTCGACGCTGCGGCTGGCCACGAAAATGCAGCCCTGGGAACCGGCCAACGGCGTCCGCTACGGTGCCGTTTCCTCGTTCGGCGCAGGAGGATCCAACGCCCACGCAATCATTGCGATGCCCGTTCGTGAGGAGAGCGACAATTTCTAG